A window of Streptomyces marispadix contains these coding sequences:
- a CDS encoding endonuclease/exonuclease/phosphatase family protein: MFAGWSGPGAWRRGWVLASLAVLLGLALFFHSEVPNTVGNLGSLWETFLPWGGTLIPVLALLAVLRRSVLTLVTLLLPTLVWLNLFGGQFTSKSGTGGDLTVVTHNVNADNPDPARTARELSGSGADIVALEEVAGGLAKQYDKGMAGTYRYHKRVGTVGVWSKYPLRDTATVDIKMGWPRAMRATVATPKGDVAVYAAHLPSVRLQFASGFTAGQRDDSAEALGKAIAQDRTEKAVLLGDLNGTMNDRALAPVTSQMRSTQGAAGDGPGFSWPASFPTTRIDQIMVKGLEPVSSWSLPSTGSDHLPVAASVHF, encoded by the coding sequence ATGTTCGCGGGCTGGAGCGGGCCGGGAGCGTGGCGGCGCGGCTGGGTGCTCGCCTCGCTGGCGGTGCTGCTGGGACTCGCCCTGTTCTTCCACTCCGAGGTGCCCAACACCGTGGGCAATCTGGGCTCGCTGTGGGAGACCTTCCTGCCCTGGGGCGGCACGCTGATCCCCGTGCTGGCGCTGCTGGCCGTGCTGCGCCGCTCCGTGCTGACGCTGGTGACGCTGCTGCTGCCGACGCTGGTGTGGCTCAACCTCTTCGGCGGCCAGTTCACCAGCAAGTCCGGTACGGGCGGCGACCTGACCGTCGTCACTCACAACGTCAACGCCGACAATCCGGACCCGGCCCGCACCGCACGTGAACTCTCCGGTTCCGGGGCGGACATCGTCGCGCTGGAGGAGGTCGCGGGCGGCCTGGCCAAGCAGTACGACAAGGGCATGGCCGGCACGTACCGCTACCACAAGCGGGTGGGCACGGTCGGCGTGTGGAGCAAGTACCCGCTGCGGGACACCGCGACCGTCGACATCAAGATGGGCTGGCCGCGGGCGATGCGTGCCACGGTCGCCACACCCAAGGGCGACGTCGCCGTCTACGCGGCCCATCTCCCGTCCGTGCGGCTCCAGTTCGCCTCGGGCTTCACGGCGGGGCAGCGCGACGACAGCGCCGAGGCCCTCGGCAAGGCCATAGCGCAGGACCGTACGGAGAAGGCGGTGCTGCTCGGCGACCTCAACGGCACCATGAACGACCGTGCGCTCGCGCCCGTCACGTCCCAGATGCGTTCGACGCAGGGCGCCGCCGGTGACGGGCCGGGCTTCAGCTGGCCCGCGTCGTTCCCGACGACCCGGATCGACCAGATCATGGTGAAGGGCCTGGAGCCCGTCTCGTCCTGGTCCCTGCCGTCCACCGGCAGCGACCATCTGCCGGTGGCCGCGTCCGTCCACTTCTGA
- a CDS encoding TetR/AcrR family transcriptional regulator, giving the protein MNPTPAEADPAPSPARRGRPRSEAAERAIIEGALRLLEEGTSIDALSVERIARVAGVGKATVYRRWPGGKDELLLAVINALEEPAAKPSGESVRDDLVTLLEWQRRVGMAKRQSAVLRTMTSHVKSHPELWRRYHDSVIKSRHEMLHAVLRRGVDSGELRGDLDVDLLGELFTGPMLTRTVLHEDKELPTGLPEQIVDSVLDGVRVRE; this is encoded by the coding sequence ATGAACCCGACGCCTGCGGAGGCGGACCCCGCACCCTCGCCCGCGCGGCGCGGACGCCCGCGCAGCGAGGCGGCGGAGCGGGCGATCATCGAAGGGGCGCTCCGCCTGCTGGAGGAGGGCACGTCCATCGACGCGCTCTCGGTCGAGCGGATCGCCAGGGTCGCGGGCGTGGGGAAGGCGACGGTCTACCGCCGCTGGCCCGGCGGCAAGGACGAGTTGCTGCTCGCAGTGATCAACGCGCTGGAGGAGCCTGCGGCGAAGCCGTCCGGCGAGTCGGTACGGGACGATCTGGTGACGCTCCTGGAGTGGCAGAGACGCGTGGGAATGGCCAAGCGCCAGTCCGCCGTGCTGCGCACCATGACGAGCCATGTGAAGAGCCATCCAGAGCTGTGGCGGCGCTATCACGACAGCGTCATCAAGTCCCGCCACGAGATGCTGCACGCGGTGCTGCGCCGCGGTGTCGACTCCGGTGAACTCCGGGGTGATCTGGACGTGGATCTGCTCGGCGAACTGTTCACCGGGCCGATGCTCACCCGTACCGTCCTGCACGAGGACAAGGAGCTGCCGACGGGTCTGCCGGAGCAGATCGTCGACTCCGTGCTCGACGGTGTACGCGTCCGCGAGTGA
- a CDS encoding MFS transporter, with protein sequence MSSTVPEAVHRRRWVILAVLMLSLLIVVLDNSILNVAMKTIAQPAPTGLGAAQSELEWSINSYTLVFAGLLFTAGLLGDRLGRRRVLLFGLVVFGLGSVFAALAASPGQLIAFRAVMGFGGAFVMPATLAILMNVFERDEQPKAIGIWAGGVGLGIAIGPITGGALLEHFWWGSVFLVNVPIVLAALAAMVLLVPDSRDPDPGRLDPVGVLLSVAGLVLLVYGIIKGGQLADFTDPVVLLTSGGGLAVLAGFVIHERRSDHPALDVTYFKNPAFSAAVAAIALVFFALMGVTFFAVFYMQSVRGFSALEAGLLMVPLALAQLIFAPRARLVVDRFGAKAVCAVGMVLVAVGMAAFLLFGRTTPIWALEVVFFVMGTAMAHIMPPATVSIMQSLPREKAGSGSAVNNTFRQVGGAMGVAVLGSLLSARYREGVEDRLAALPLPEGVRHAAGESIEGTLAVAARLGPAGRELVGPAKDAFIDAMHVTVLGSAAVALLGALVVAVWLPGKPRADGGPAEPPEQDSVKPPVGAGR encoded by the coding sequence ATGAGTTCTACCGTGCCCGAGGCGGTCCACCGGCGGCGATGGGTGATCCTCGCCGTGCTGATGCTCAGCCTGCTGATCGTCGTGCTGGACAACTCGATCCTCAACGTGGCGATGAAGACCATCGCCCAGCCCGCGCCGACCGGACTCGGCGCCGCCCAGAGCGAGTTGGAATGGTCGATCAACTCCTACACGCTCGTCTTCGCCGGGCTGCTGTTCACGGCGGGCCTGCTCGGCGACCGGCTCGGGCGCCGGCGCGTGCTCCTCTTCGGCCTCGTCGTCTTCGGGCTGGGCTCCGTCTTCGCCGCCCTCGCCGCCTCGCCGGGCCAACTCATCGCGTTCCGGGCCGTGATGGGCTTCGGCGGGGCCTTCGTGATGCCGGCCACGCTGGCGATCCTGATGAACGTCTTCGAACGGGACGAGCAGCCCAAGGCCATAGGCATCTGGGCGGGCGGCGTCGGCCTCGGCATAGCCATCGGGCCGATCACGGGCGGCGCGCTGCTGGAGCACTTCTGGTGGGGCTCGGTCTTCCTGGTCAACGTCCCGATAGTGCTCGCGGCGCTGGCCGCGATGGTGCTGCTCGTACCGGATTCCCGCGACCCGGACCCCGGGCGGCTGGACCCGGTCGGTGTGCTGCTGTCCGTCGCCGGTCTGGTGCTGCTGGTCTACGGGATCATCAAGGGGGGACAGCTCGCGGACTTCACCGACCCCGTGGTGCTGCTCACCTCGGGCGGCGGACTGGCGGTGCTGGCGGGCTTCGTGATCCACGAGCGGCGCAGCGACCATCCCGCCCTCGATGTCACGTACTTCAAGAACCCGGCCTTCTCCGCGGCCGTCGCCGCGATCGCACTTGTCTTCTTCGCGTTGATGGGCGTGACGTTCTTCGCCGTGTTCTACATGCAGAGCGTGCGCGGCTTCTCCGCGCTGGAGGCCGGGCTGCTGATGGTGCCGCTGGCCCTGGCCCAGTTGATCTTCGCGCCCCGTGCCCGGCTGGTGGTGGACAGGTTCGGCGCCAAGGCGGTCTGTGCGGTCGGAATGGTGCTGGTGGCCGTGGGGATGGCAGCGTTCCTGCTCTTCGGCCGTACGACCCCGATCTGGGCGCTGGAGGTCGTCTTCTTCGTCATGGGCACGGCGATGGCGCACATCATGCCGCCCGCGACCGTGTCGATCATGCAGTCGCTGCCGAGGGAGAAGGCGGGCTCCGGTTCGGCCGTCAACAACACCTTCCGGCAGGTCGGCGGTGCGATGGGCGTGGCCGTTCTCGGTTCGCTGCTGTCCGCTCGCTATCGGGAGGGCGTCGAGGACCGGCTCGCGGCGCTGCCGCTGCCCGAGGGCGTACGGCACGCGGCGGGCGAGTCGATCGAGGGGACGCTCGCCGTGGCGGCCCGACTGGGGCCCGCGGGACGGGAGTTGGTCGGCCCGGCCAAGGACGCGTTCATCGACGCGATGCATGTCACCGTGCTCGGGTCGGCGGCGGTCGCCCTGCTGGGGGCGCTGGTGGTGGCCGTATGGCTGCCGGGGAAGCCGAGGGCGGACGGCGGCCCCGCAGAGCCGCCGGAGCAGGACTCGGTGAAACCACCGGTGGGGGCCGGTCGTTGA
- the panB gene encoding 3-methyl-2-oxobutanoate hydroxymethyltransferase has product MSDAAQKQDGPSKKQPGALYGGVRNRRVTVRDLGSAKERGERWPMLTAYDAMTASVFDEAGIPVMLVGDSMGNCHLGYDNTVPVTLDEMTMLTAAVVRGTKRALIVADLPFGTYQEGPVQALRSATRLVKEAGAGAVKLEGGERSSHQIELMVQSGIPVMAHVGLTPQSVHAMGYRVQGRGEEAAQQLLRDAKSVQDAGAFAVVLEAVPAELAAEVTRSLHIPTVGIGAGPDTDAQVLVWTDMAGMTAGRVPSFVKQYARLRETLGDAARNFAEDVIAGEFPEQRHSFA; this is encoded by the coding sequence ATGTCCGATGCTGCGCAGAAACAGGACGGGCCCTCCAAGAAGCAGCCCGGGGCCCTCTACGGCGGTGTACGCAACCGCCGCGTCACCGTCCGCGATCTCGGTTCCGCGAAGGAGCGCGGTGAGCGCTGGCCGATGCTCACCGCCTACGACGCCATGACGGCCTCCGTCTTCGACGAGGCAGGCATCCCCGTCATGCTCGTCGGCGACTCCATGGGCAACTGCCACCTCGGCTACGACAACACCGTGCCGGTCACCCTGGACGAGATGACCATGCTCACGGCCGCGGTCGTAAGGGGCACCAAGCGGGCCCTGATCGTCGCGGACCTCCCCTTCGGCACGTACCAGGAAGGCCCCGTACAGGCGCTGCGCAGCGCCACCCGGCTGGTGAAGGAGGCCGGGGCGGGAGCGGTGAAGCTGGAGGGCGGCGAGCGCTCTTCGCACCAGATCGAGCTGATGGTGCAGTCGGGCATCCCGGTCATGGCCCATGTCGGCCTCACACCGCAGTCGGTCCACGCGATGGGGTACCGGGTGCAGGGCCGCGGCGAGGAGGCGGCACAGCAGTTGCTGCGCGACGCCAAGTCCGTACAGGACGCGGGTGCGTTCGCGGTGGTGCTGGAGGCGGTGCCGGCGGAGCTGGCAGCCGAGGTCACGCGGTCGCTGCACATCCCGACCGTAGGCATCGGCGCCGGTCCGGACACCGACGCCCAGGTGCTGGTGTGGACGGACATGGCGGGGATGACGGCGGGCCGTGTGCCGAGCTTCGTCAAGCAGTACGCGCGGCTGCGGGAGACGCTCGGCGATGCCGCGAGGAACTTCGCGGAGGACGTGATCGCGGGCGAATTCCCGGAGCAGCGGCACAGTTTCGCGTAG
- a CDS encoding site-2 protease family protein — protein MTSSAATHPDHHRISPVFLALTATMAVSGWAVWSGLAEVTGVAVFFFVVSGWIVSLCLHEYAHALTALRGGDTSVAAKGYLTLDPLKYTHAMLSIVLPVVFVVLGGIGLPGGAVYIERGRIRGRWKHSLISAAGPATNALFAAVLTAPFWLGAMDDVPFAFRYALAFLAMLQVTAAVLNLLPVPGLDGYGVLEPWLSPAARRQAEPFAPFGLLVVFGCLWIPAVNGVFWEGIGHLMHVLDVTDLDVSYGYDYFRFWQGEPELAVTPQQ, from the coding sequence ATGACCAGCAGCGCCGCCACCCACCCCGATCACCACCGCATCAGCCCGGTCTTCCTCGCGCTCACCGCGACCATGGCCGTCTCCGGTTGGGCGGTGTGGTCCGGTCTGGCGGAGGTGACGGGGGTCGCGGTCTTCTTCTTCGTCGTCTCCGGGTGGATCGTCTCGCTCTGTCTCCACGAGTACGCACACGCCCTCACGGCGCTGCGCGGCGGCGACACCTCGGTCGCCGCGAAGGGCTACCTCACGCTCGATCCGCTGAAGTACACGCACGCCATGCTGAGCATCGTGCTGCCCGTCGTCTTCGTCGTGCTCGGCGGCATCGGGCTGCCGGGCGGCGCGGTCTACATCGAACGCGGCCGTATCAGGGGCCGTTGGAAGCACAGCCTCATCTCGGCGGCCGGGCCCGCGACCAACGCGCTCTTCGCCGCCGTGCTCACGGCGCCGTTCTGGCTGGGTGCGATGGACGACGTGCCGTTCGCGTTCCGGTACGCACTGGCGTTCCTGGCGATGCTCCAGGTGACGGCGGCCGTGCTCAATCTGCTGCCCGTTCCGGGCCTCGACGGCTACGGCGTGCTGGAGCCGTGGCTCTCACCCGCGGCACGGCGGCAGGCGGAGCCGTTCGCGCCGTTCGGGCTGCTGGTGGTCTTCGGCTGCCTGTGGATCCCGGCGGTGAACGGCGTCTTCTGGGAGGGCATCGGTCATCTGATGCACGTACTGGACGTCACGGATCTGGACGTGAGTTACGGCTACGACTACTTCCGCTTCTGGCAGGGCGAGCCCGAACTGGCCGTCACTCCGCAGCAGTAG
- the npdG gene encoding NADPH-dependent F420 reductase, giving the protein MTSSASASPSPSSSSSSASGSPGSSGSSGSASAKSRKDPWDLPDVSDLTVGVLGGTGDQGRGLAYRLARAGQRVVIGSRAAERAQQAADELGLGVEGADNAECARRSDVVIVAVPWDGHARTLESLREELRGKLVVDCVNPLGFDKKGAYAIRPEEGSAAQQAEALLPDSRVTAAFHHLSAVLLADASVEKIDTDVMVLGEDRDDCAVVQALAGRIPGMRGVFAGRLRNAHQVESLVANLVSVNRRYKVHAGIRLTDM; this is encoded by the coding sequence ATGACTTCCTCCGCATCCGCGTCGCCCTCTCCGTCGTCCTCGTCCTCGTCCGCTTCGGGCTCGCCGGGCTCCTCGGGGTCGTCCGGCTCCGCCTCCGCCAAGTCCAGGAAGGACCCCTGGGACCTGCCCGACGTCTCGGACCTCACCGTGGGCGTGCTCGGCGGCACCGGCGACCAGGGCCGTGGCCTGGCCTATCGGCTGGCCAGGGCGGGCCAGCGGGTCGTCATCGGTTCGCGTGCCGCCGAGCGCGCACAGCAGGCCGCCGACGAGCTGGGCCTGGGCGTGGAGGGCGCGGACAACGCGGAGTGCGCGCGGCGTTCGGACGTCGTGATCGTCGCGGTGCCGTGGGACGGTCACGCCAGGACGCTCGAATCCCTCCGCGAGGAGTTGCGCGGCAAGCTCGTGGTGGACTGCGTCAATCCGCTCGGCTTCGACAAGAAGGGCGCGTACGCGATCCGCCCCGAGGAGGGCAGCGCGGCGCAGCAGGCCGAGGCGCTGCTGCCTGACTCCCGGGTCACCGCGGCCTTCCACCACCTCTCGGCGGTGCTGCTGGCCGACGCCTCCGTGGAGAAGATCGACACCGATGTGATGGTGCTCGGCGAGGACCGGGACGACTGCGCGGTCGTGCAGGCGCTCGCCGGACGCATTCCGGGAATGCGCGGGGTCTTCGCCGGACGGCTGCGCAACGCGCACCAGGTCGAGTCGCTGGTCGCGAACCTGGTCTCCGTCAACCGGCGTTACAAGGTGCACGCGGGCATCCGGCTCACCGACATGTGA
- a CDS encoding ArsR/SmtB family transcription factor — MRIHFTLTDLTRIRFAGPSSRLATSAFSTARLAHHPGPPQLDLWRRAVRPRLACGPTPFTDLLPSAPEHPVPGFLRPQRGLRTLEEELERLCATPREVFRAELDHLATRRALPRWTRRLADGDRRAVAGLAASVRDYHRAAVAPYWPGLSTVLAADLAMRARQLRDGGVEEVLNTLHPRMHWRAPVLEIEGSDLEYRLDGRGLLLAPAAFSSYVPCDPHDRQPTLYYEVTRSPVSPASRAGSANRLAALLGHSRAAVLQVIAEGVSTSELARRTGLSPASASEHATVLRGVGLVHTERSGRHSRHALTPLGAELLLGPPGSHTGCDTTSPMTEAPASSEPRGVTSPVQPTPSAPRPGSA, encoded by the coding sequence ATGCGCATCCACTTCACGCTCACCGATCTGACTCGCATCCGCTTCGCCGGTCCCTCCAGCCGGCTCGCGACGAGCGCCTTCAGCACCGCCCGGCTCGCGCACCATCCCGGTCCGCCCCAACTCGACCTGTGGCGGCGGGCGGTGAGGCCACGGCTGGCCTGCGGACCCACACCCTTCACCGACCTGCTGCCCTCCGCGCCCGAGCATCCCGTACCGGGGTTCCTGCGCCCGCAGCGCGGTCTGCGCACGCTGGAGGAGGAACTGGAGCGGCTGTGCGCCACTCCTCGCGAGGTCTTCCGCGCCGAACTCGACCATCTGGCCACCAGGCGCGCACTGCCTCGCTGGACGCGGCGGCTGGCCGACGGCGACCGGCGTGCGGTGGCGGGGCTCGCCGCGTCCGTACGCGACTACCACCGGGCCGCCGTGGCGCCCTACTGGCCGGGCCTGTCGACGGTGCTGGCGGCCGATCTGGCCATGCGGGCACGGCAGTTGAGGGACGGCGGCGTCGAGGAGGTGCTGAACACCCTCCATCCGAGGATGCACTGGCGGGCGCCGGTGCTGGAGATCGAGGGCTCTGACCTCGAATACCGCCTTGACGGGCGTGGGCTGCTGCTCGCTCCCGCCGCCTTCAGCTCGTACGTGCCGTGCGACCCGCACGACCGGCAGCCCACGCTCTACTACGAGGTGACCCGCAGCCCCGTCTCCCCGGCGAGCAGGGCCGGTTCGGCGAACAGGCTCGCGGCGCTACTGGGGCACAGCCGCGCCGCCGTGCTCCAGGTGATCGCCGAGGGCGTCTCCACGAGCGAACTCGCGCGCCGTACCGGTCTTTCACCCGCCTCCGCGAGCGAACACGCGACGGTGCTGCGCGGAGTCGGCCTGGTGCACACGGAACGCTCCGGCCGCCACAGCCGCCACGCCCTCACCCCGCTGGGCGCCGAACTGCTGCTGGGGCCGCCCGGGTCGCACACCGGATGCGACACCACGAGCCCCATGACGGAGGCGCCGGCTTCGTCCGAGCCCCGCGGGGTCACTTCTCCCGTGCAGCCGACCCCGTCAGCTCCGCGACCGGGATCCGCCTGA
- a CDS encoding sialidase family protein encodes MPYETSVPFSAGSDGYASFRIPACVRAPDGSLLAFAEGRVDSSQDTGHIEIVSRRSDDGGRTWGDLDVVASYGTGTAGNPSPVVVPSPDGGADGARIVLVFVTNAADATEERIRRGEVPPEDGRRVWIQQSTDSGANWSSAREITPSAKLPHWRWYATTPGHALRLTTHPYDGRLVVPANHSLPPEGGDDGTDGRYNGGHDLLSDDGGETWRIGYTDDNPDGWVNVNETTAAQLPDGRLYFNTRTEAIAPEHRADARSEDGGETLLAPFEPQPQLVAPVVEASVLQLRDPDVLLFSAPGDPEERRRMTLRASFDDGVTWRAVHTVDERPAAYSDLVRVDEGTLGLLYETGDESPYATVAFRRIPVAELTGSAAREK; translated from the coding sequence ATGCCGTACGAGACCTCCGTGCCGTTCAGTGCGGGAAGCGATGGCTATGCGAGCTTCCGCATCCCGGCCTGTGTCAGGGCGCCGGACGGTTCGCTGCTCGCCTTCGCCGAGGGGCGGGTGGACTCCTCGCAGGACACCGGGCATATCGAGATCGTCTCCCGGCGGTCGGACGACGGCGGCCGCACCTGGGGCGACCTGGACGTCGTCGCCTCCTACGGGACCGGGACGGCGGGCAACCCCTCGCCCGTGGTGGTCCCTTCGCCGGACGGCGGCGCCGACGGCGCCCGCATCGTCCTCGTCTTCGTCACCAACGCCGCGGACGCCACCGAGGAGCGCATCCGCCGGGGCGAGGTGCCGCCGGAGGACGGCAGGCGGGTATGGATTCAGCAGAGCACGGACTCCGGCGCGAACTGGTCCTCCGCACGGGAGATCACGCCGTCGGCGAAGCTGCCGCACTGGCGCTGGTACGCGACGACCCCGGGACACGCGCTGCGCCTGACGACGCATCCCTACGATGGGCGCCTCGTCGTACCCGCGAACCACTCGCTGCCTCCCGAGGGCGGCGACGACGGCACCGACGGCCGCTACAACGGCGGCCACGACCTGCTCAGCGACGACGGCGGCGAGACCTGGCGCATCGGATACACCGACGACAACCCCGACGGCTGGGTCAACGTCAACGAGACCACCGCGGCCCAACTGCCCGACGGCCGCCTGTACTTCAACACCCGCACCGAGGCGATCGCACCCGAGCACCGTGCCGACGCCCGCTCCGAGGACGGCGGCGAGACGCTGCTCGCACCCTTCGAGCCTCAGCCGCAGCTCGTCGCCCCGGTGGTCGAGGCGAGCGTGCTACAGCTCCGCGACCCCGACGTGCTGCTCTTCTCCGCGCCGGGCGACCCTGAGGAGCGGCGGAGGATGACGCTGCGCGCGAGCTTCGACGACGGCGTGACCTGGCGGGCCGTGCACACCGTCGACGAACGCCCCGCCGCGTACTCCGACCTCGTACGGGTCGACGAGGGCACGCTGGGCCTGCTGTACGAGACGGGCGACGAAAGTCCATACGCCACAGTGGCGTTCAGGCGGATCCCGGTCGCGGAGCTGACGGGGTCGGCTGCACGGGAGAAGTGA
- a CDS encoding hydroxyacid dehydrogenase, with protein MPPPPRPRAALAMGPAAAHGILDDDVLTALAEHTRLSPLPALDDLGTERARRILADTELLITGWDCPPLDEAVLAAAPRLRAVAHTAGSVRGHITEACWERGVEVSSAAAANALPVAEYTVAMILLSGKHVLETAREYAAARDRERLTPRPGTGNYRRRVGICSASLIGRRVIELLRPYDLEVRLYDPYITAEETAALGVRRAGLRQLFADSDVVSVHTPLLPATRGLVDRGLLAAMRQDATLINTSRGAVIDQDALTEAVSTGRIRAVLDVTEPESLPPRHPLWDCENALITPHIAGSLGNELRRLADLTVSEVARWARGEGFAHPVRRERLAFLA; from the coding sequence ATGCCCCCTCCCCCACGTCCCCGCGCCGCCCTCGCCATGGGCCCCGCCGCCGCTCACGGAATCCTCGACGACGACGTGCTCACAGCGCTCGCCGAGCACACCCGCCTCTCCCCGCTTCCCGCGCTGGACGACCTCGGCACCGAGCGGGCACGCCGCATCCTGGCGGACACCGAGCTGCTGATCACCGGCTGGGACTGCCCGCCGCTCGACGAGGCCGTGCTCGCCGCGGCGCCCCGCCTGCGCGCGGTCGCGCACACCGCGGGCAGCGTGCGCGGGCACATCACCGAGGCGTGCTGGGAACGCGGCGTCGAGGTCTCCTCGGCCGCCGCCGCCAACGCCCTTCCCGTGGCCGAGTACACCGTCGCGATGATCCTGCTCAGCGGCAAACACGTGCTGGAGACGGCACGCGAATACGCCGCCGCCCGCGACCGCGAGCGACTGACCCCGCGCCCCGGCACGGGCAACTACCGCCGCCGCGTGGGCATTTGCAGCGCCTCCCTTATCGGCCGCCGCGTGATCGAGCTGCTGCGTCCCTACGACCTCGAAGTGCGGCTGTACGACCCGTACATCACCGCGGAGGAGACCGCAGCGCTCGGCGTGCGCCGGGCCGGTCTGCGTCAACTCTTCGCCGACAGCGACGTGGTGAGCGTCCACACTCCGCTGCTGCCCGCGACCCGCGGCCTCGTCGACCGCGGACTCCTCGCCGCCATGAGGCAGGACGCCACCCTGATCAACACCTCGCGAGGCGCGGTCATCGACCAGGACGCACTGACCGAGGCCGTCTCGACGGGACGCATCCGCGCCGTGCTGGACGTCACCGAGCCCGAATCGCTGCCGCCCCGGCACCCGCTGTGGGACTGCGAGAACGCACTCATCACCCCGCACATCGCCGGTTCCCTCGGCAACGAGCTGCGCAGGCTCGCCGATCTGACCGTCTCCGAAGTCGCCCGCTGGGCGAGGGGCGAGGGCTTCGCCCACCCCGTACGACGCGAAAGGCTGGCGTTCCTCGCGTGA